Genomic segment of Bacteroides stercoris ATCC 43183:
CGGATTGATCTTATCTTCTTTTAGTTGAACTTTTTTTTCATCAAGATAAATATCAAAACGGTCAGCACTCTTGTCGAAATTGACAATATCAAAGTTGTCTATAAGCACATCCGGAAGGATGGCACGAAAGAGTTGTGCGGGTTTCATAAAACAAAGGTAAGCAAAGATAGCTAATTTTAAAACTTACCAACCAGATATTTCCGCTGAGCCCTTTTTCCTCTTATCTTAATATCTTACCAATGTCTTTCCGGGTAAAGGTCGTTCCACCATGCCGGACTATCTTGCAGCCAACGTGCAAACCATGCCATAATAGAGTTGTGCCACAACTCGCGCTTGGGATAATCACTGATGAAATGATTCTCACCGTCCACCGTTATGAACTCAACCGGCTTACCCAATATCTTCAAGGCATTGTACAACTGAATACTTTCGCCGATAGGCACATTCGTGTCCACCGTACCATGCAACAGCAACAACGGGGTCTTGATTTTATCCGCATTGAACAATGCTCCGTGTTTGGTAAACAAATCGGAATTATTCCACGGATAGCTCCCGGCAGCGGCAACGGAGTTGTAGGAATAGCCCCAATAGCCCTCGCCCCAGTAACTGGTCACGTTACTGATGCCCGCATGCGAAACGGCAGCGGCAAACAAATCCGTCTTGGTCTGCAAGTACATCGTCATAAAACCGCCATAGGATGCTCCGATACAGCCGATACGCTTGTCGTTGACAAACGGATGCGCGGCGCAGAACTTCTTCGTGCCCTCGATGATTTCATCGGCAGTGCGTTCTCCCCACGCATTGACATGACGGGCGGAAAACTCCTGACCGTAACCGATAGCCCCGCTGGGCTGGATAACATAAACCACATAATCGCGTGATGCAAACAATTGCGCACAATAAGGCGAAGTGATGCCGCGTGTGGTAGGTGTAGTCCCGCCGTAGTAATAAACGATAAGCGGATATTTCCTGTTCGGGTCGAAAGCCGGCGGCAGGCATATCATACCCTTAATCTCCGTACCGTCTTCCGCCGTGAAGTTCCACTCCTTCATTGTGCCCATATCTATCTTGTCCAAAACAGACTTCATCGGATTGGCAAGCAAAACGGATGTTTTCTTCTTCACATCATACGTATAGGCAACTCCCACACTGGCATTGCCACCACCGACATAGGCGGCAACCGCAGGATTGTACTCCGCCAGGTCGAAGGAAGAAATCACATCTTCCTGAAGCGGCAGCATTTCAAAACTCTCCGTCTTCGGCACATAGCGATAGATATGTCTGCAATCTTCGTCCGTTGTATTGAAGTAGATACAGCCGTCTACACGGTTCCACTGCAGGAAGTCGACGGCAGGATTGAAATCGCGCGTGATGGGATTAACCTTTTTCGTGGCCTTGTCCACAATGAATGCCTGAGTATCGAAATCATTGGCGATGGGATGCTCGCCGCAGTTTTTCCCTATTCCGTCAAAAGCCATCGGACTGCCGATTACCAAAAGCTGTCCGCCGTTGGGAGAGTAAGCCGCCCTGTTTACATAAGGGTCCCACGCCACCAGCGTATCTGCCTGCAACGTAGCCAAATCCAGCTCGAAGATGGAAGTAAGCGAGAAAGGACATTGAGTGATATTCGATTTAGAGGTGGAACACAAGAGTTTCTTGCCGTCAGAGGATATATCATTCAGATAAACGGCATGGCTGCCGTAAGTGAGACGTTCGGAAAGTCCGGTGACAGGGTCGTACCTAACGAGATAGTTGCGGGAACGCGCATCGGGAATCCGGTCGTCGGGATGCAGCAGCCGCTTCAAAGGACCGCCTACCGCTTCTCCCTTATCATCCGGAGAGTAGATAAGATAGTCTTCTGCAGGCGACCATGCAAAATATCCCTCGGGAACATCTTTCAGCAACACTTCCTCGCGCATGGTAGCAGGGTCGAACACAACCAAATCATTCCGTTGCCTGCCTGTTACGGTATAATAAAGCTTATTGCTGCGGGGCATCCAACGCATTTTCTCATCGGCAGCGGGCAGTATCACCCTGCCTGTCTTCAGTTCGGTCAGTTCACAACGTGTCCTTGAGCGCTTCAACGAGTAGTTATCCGCATAGCAGGCAAGCAGATATTTGCCGTTCGGAGAGAGACTGACCGAGCGCACGCGACTTCCGAAAGCCGTATTGTGCAATGCGAAACGTCTTTTCAAATCGGGTGCGAGCCGATAACCTACATCGGCAAACTCCTTATCTTTCTCAAACTCGCACTTCAATACGGGAACAGCCTTATCGGCAGCCGTCGACAACAATTTAACGACTATCTCATAATCCGTTTCCGGCTCCAGACGCAGACTGAGTACCGAAGGAGCAACCTGCGACAAGCTATCTTCCGCAGTTGTTTTAGACTGTTTGGAAACGCCATTCACAAACACCTCGAAACGCACGGGAGAGTAAATATTCAACTTTCCTTTCATAAAGCGTTCCGCACGCAGATGGGTGGCAAACAGATAGAACAGATTATCCTTATCGGCTTTCTCCACCCGTACATATCCTGCGGTATCCGCCGTGATACGTTCATAAGGACGCCCGTCGAAGTCAAGACTGATATCGGTTTTCAACAAAGCGTCGGCCGTGAACTTCTCCCCAGTAAAATTGATACTGTCACCCTGGAGCGGAGTACGCACCGCAACGGCAGGACGTACATTGTATTCGGTCACTTTATCCTGTGCCCGAACTGCAAGCGCAACAAGCAGGGACAGTCCCGAAAGAATCAGAATCTTTTTCATTGAATTTGTTATTAACAGATTATCAAACCATTTCAAAGCCATTCCATAGATTACCGGCAGGGACAGGGGCTTCCACCTCTATCAGCTTCTTGGATACCGGATGTACAAAGCGCACAAAGCGCGCATGCAGACAAATGCTTCCGTCGGGATTGGAACGGGGAGAACCGTACTTCAAATCTCCCTTAATGGGACATCCCATTTTTGCCAACTGACAGCGTATCTGATGATGCCGCCCCGTTTTCAGGTCTATTTCCAGCAGATAATAGTTCTGCGACCGGGCTATGAGCCGATAATGCAAAATCGCTTTCTTGCTGTTCGGCACTTCCTTATCGTAGGCATAGCTCTTGTTTTGCTTCTCATTACGTACCAAATAGTTCACCAACTCACCCTCTGACTCCCGAGGGCGGTTCTTCACCACTGCCCAATAGGTTTTCTTCACCTCACTGTTCCTGAACATCTCGTTCAGACGGGCAAGTGCCTTACTCGTTTTGGCAAAAACAACAAGACCGCTTACGGGGCGGTCCAAACGGTGTGTAACACCTATAAAGACATTGCCGGGCTTTTGGTATTTCTCCTTAAGATACAGCTTTACGGTTTCCGAAAGCGGCGTATCACCCGTCTTGTCTCCCTGAACTATCTCGGAAGCGGTCTTGTTGACTATAATGATATGATTGTCTTCGTATACGACAGTCATTTATTTAGCGATTAGTGATTAGCGATTAGTGATTAAAAAACTGAGGTTAGCGGCTGGCAATTCTCACTAACCGCTAACCGTCAATCACTATTTTACATGTTCATACCACCGTCTACCTGAATTACCTGTCCTGATACATAAGAAGACATATCAGAAGCCAGGAAGGTAGCAATATTGGCAACGTCTTCGGGAGTACCGCCACGACGCAAAGGTATCTTCTTGCACCATTCGGCTTTTACTTCTTCGGACAGCGCATCCGTCATAGCCGTCATAATGAAGCCCGGAGCAATAGCGTTGGCACGGATGCCGCGAGAACCCAGTTCTTGTGCGATAGACTTTGCCAATGCAATCATACCGGCCTTAGAAGCAGAGTAGTTTGCCTGGCCTGCATTACCGTGAACACCTACTACAGAAGCCATATTGATAATGCTGCCGGCTTTCTGGCGCATCATAATCGGAGTACAAGCGTGAATGAAGTTGAAAGCCGATTTCAAGTTCACGTTGATAACCATATCCCATTGCTGTTCGGTCATGCGCATCATCAGACCGTCACGGGTGATACCGGCGTTGTTTACCAAAATATCAATGCGACCGAAGTCTGCATGGATAGCCTCCACCACTTTGGCAGTATCTTCAAAGCTGGCAGCATTGGAAGCATACGCTTTGGCCTTTACGCCCAACGTTTCGATTTCTTTAGCTGTAGCTTCAGCATTTTCGTCAATCACCAGGTCGGTGAATGCTATATTAGCTCCTTCTTGAGCGAACTTTAAAGCAATAGCCTTACCAATGCCGCGAGCGGCGCCGGTTACAATGGCTGTTTTTCCGTCTAATAATCCCATACTGTTTTTAATTATTGATTAAATGTTTTTATGTTCTATGCAATGCGCCAAACACGAGGTTGACAACGTATTTGTCGCGGGTTTCATCATCCAACTTTGCACCGATATGGCCACGGATATAGGGCACTTCAATCCCTTTTACGCAATAATGCACCAACTCGGCAGTCATGTCAATATCGTCTATTCTGAACACGCCTTTCTCCACTCCTTCGCGCAATACATCTTTGAACAGCAGTATCTCCTTGGCATCAAAACGCTTACGTACCTTCTCTACCCGCCAAATGTCGCGAAAGAAATTAGCCCGGAGCGTCCCATTACGGAATACCACCTCTTTCACTGCATCCAGACGCGTGTATATCATTTCAATCATCTTCTCGTCCGGCGATATATTCTTCTCCGCCACACGCTTCATCATGTCCGAAAGCATATCCAGTTCCGATTCGACAACAGCCATATAAATATCTTCCTTGCTCTTAAAATAGGTATAAAGCGTTCTCCTACCTTTTTTAGAAGCGAGGGCAATATCATTCATCGTGGTATTCTCAACACCCATTTTAGCAAACAACTGACGGGCTACATCCACTAATTTAGCTTTTGTCTTCGATACGGCCATAGACTAATTGCACATTGCTTAATAATTTGTGCAAAAGTAAGACATTTCCGCATATATCACAAACAAAAGCACATTTTATTAACAATCAAGCCAATTAGCAAATAAAAATATTTGTATTTTATCAGCCTATTTATCAACCGATTATGTATATTAGTGCATTTCTTATGAAAAATAAGCCGGCTTTTATTTGCAAATTCAAATAAAAGCC
This window contains:
- a CDS encoding prolyl oligopeptidase family serine peptidase yields the protein MKKILILSGLSLLVALAVRAQDKVTEYNVRPAVAVRTPLQGDSINFTGEKFTADALLKTDISLDFDGRPYERITADTAGYVRVEKADKDNLFYLFATHLRAERFMKGKLNIYSPVRFEVFVNGVSKQSKTTAEDSLSQVAPSVLSLRLEPETDYEIVVKLLSTAADKAVPVLKCEFEKDKEFADVGYRLAPDLKRRFALHNTAFGSRVRSVSLSPNGKYLLACYADNYSLKRSRTRCELTELKTGRVILPAADEKMRWMPRSNKLYYTVTGRQRNDLVVFDPATMREEVLLKDVPEGYFAWSPAEDYLIYSPDDKGEAVGGPLKRLLHPDDRIPDARSRNYLVRYDPVTGLSERLTYGSHAVYLNDISSDGKKLLCSTSKSNITQCPFSLTSIFELDLATLQADTLVAWDPYVNRAAYSPNGGQLLVIGSPMAFDGIGKNCGEHPIANDFDTQAFIVDKATKKVNPITRDFNPAVDFLQWNRVDGCIYFNTTDEDCRHIYRYVPKTESFEMLPLQEDVISSFDLAEYNPAVAAYVGGGNASVGVAYTYDVKKKTSVLLANPMKSVLDKIDMGTMKEWNFTAEDGTEIKGMICLPPAFDPNRKYPLIVYYYGGTTPTTRGITSPYCAQLFASRDYVVYVIQPSGAIGYGQEFSARHVNAWGERTADEIIEGTKKFCAAHPFVNDKRIGCIGASYGGFMTMYLQTKTDLFAAAVSHAGISNVTSYWGEGYWGYSYNSVAAAGSYPWNNSDLFTKHGALFNADKIKTPLLLLHGTVDTNVPIGESIQLYNALKILGKPVEFITVDGENHFISDYPKRELWHNSIMAWFARWLQDSPAWWNDLYPERHW
- a CDS encoding RluA family pseudouridine synthase, which produces MTVVYEDNHIIIVNKTASEIVQGDKTGDTPLSETVKLYLKEKYQKPGNVFIGVTHRLDRPVSGLVVFAKTSKALARLNEMFRNSEVKKTYWAVVKNRPRESEGELVNYLVRNEKQNKSYAYDKEVPNSKKAILHYRLIARSQNYYLLEIDLKTGRHHQIRCQLAKMGCPIKGDLKYGSPRSNPDGSICLHARFVRFVHPVSKKLIEVEAPVPAGNLWNGFEMV
- the fabG gene encoding 3-oxoacyl-[acyl-carrier-protein] reductase, giving the protein MGLLDGKTAIVTGAARGIGKAIALKFAQEGANIAFTDLVIDENAEATAKEIETLGVKAKAYASNAASFEDTAKVVEAIHADFGRIDILVNNAGITRDGLMMRMTEQQWDMVINVNLKSAFNFIHACTPIMMRQKAGSIINMASVVGVHGNAGQANYSASKAGMIALAKSIAQELGSRGIRANAIAPGFIMTAMTDALSEEVKAEWCKKIPLRRGGTPEDVANIATFLASDMSSYVSGQVIQVDGGMNM
- a CDS encoding TetR/AcrR family transcriptional regulator; this translates as MAVSKTKAKLVDVARQLFAKMGVENTTMNDIALASKKGRRTLYTYFKSKEDIYMAVVESELDMLSDMMKRVAEKNISPDEKMIEMIYTRLDAVKEVVFRNGTLRANFFRDIWRVEKVRKRFDAKEILLFKDVLREGVEKGVFRIDDIDMTAELVHYCVKGIEVPYIRGHIGAKLDDETRDKYVVNLVFGALHRT